One window from the genome of Montipora foliosa isolate CH-2021 chromosome 5, ASM3666993v2, whole genome shotgun sequence encodes:
- the LOC138003996 gene encoding uncharacterized protein, whose amino-acid sequence MAGMAGASPISFDSFDGMDDDVAQRMKIPQKITVPGDEEEYPVKRSSGDAMTSSMAIPERIEIGNFASPNNDFPRDLRDQMVNVNSMSSMITPPRTLTVDDTKSAHYPQRMAVEQPSKIRTDRADPRSANASKFLDDESIAVGLEVIEEGNPIDSDSDMGHYAGSDLSDTGKFLIQVQQLNRRVRELERDLQRSTMGVWSKLAFFAFTIINPILLHWLFLKRR is encoded by the exons ATGGCGGGTATGGCTGGTGCTTCGCCGATATCTTTCGACTCTTTTGACGGCATGGACGATGACGTCGCTCAAAGAATGAAAATCCCGCAGAAGATTACGGTACCTGGAGACGAAGAAGAATATCCCGTAAAACGTAGCTCAGGGGACGCCATGACGTCGTCGATGGCTATTCCAGAGAGGATCGAAATCGGGAATTTTGCTTCGCCAAATAACGATTTTCCTCGGGATTTGAGAGATCAAATGGTAAATGTGAACTCTATGAGTAGTATGATAACTCCTCCTCGAACTTTGACGGTCGATGATACGAAATCAGCCCATTATCCTCAAAGAATGGCGGTCGAACAACCATCAAAGATTCGTACTGATCGTGCGGACCCTCGTAGCGCTAATGCATCGAAATTTCTGGACGATGAAAG tattGCTGTTGGTCTTGAAGTAATAGAGGAAGGTAACCCTATAGATAGTGACAGTGATATGGGTCACTATGCTGGCAGTGATTTGTCCGATACCGGGAAGTTCCTGATCCAAGTGCAACAGCTCAATCGGCGAGTCAGAGAGCTTGAGAGGGACTTGCAAAGAAGTACTATGGGAGTCTGGTCCAAGCTTGCCTTCTTTGCATTTACAATCATTAACCCAATATTACTTCACTGGCTTTTCTTGAAAAGAAGGTGA
- the LOC138003139 gene encoding acyl-coenzyme A thioesterase MBLAC2-like yields MAEETLETMFSVDIVHDGIFMCREKYYNSSNRANIWLVQGSTVDLIVDTGLGIWDLPGFLQKQGLIGEKPVQVVATHLHFDHSGGLHQFEKFAIHSLEAEAIRKGDNFQTVTIFLSSAEISRPPYDGWSLDAYKVKPAEPFTVLEEDYVFDLGNRRFRVLHLPGHTPGSVGLIDEKAKVLFTGDVVYDMYPLIDWLPHSDLNTYVETCRKLQQLSSEVDVVFPGHADPFDGNRLHSLTSEYIARASTCRHKLFSTVMKGVANVILKAKHSGNIPAKCCYHACCCCCCFA; encoded by the coding sequence ATGGCCGAAGAAACCTTAGAAACAATGTTTAGCGTTGACATAGTGCACGACGGGATTTTCATGTGTCGAGAGAAGTACTACAATTCTTCCAACCGAGCAAACATCTGGTTGGTACAAGGCTCTACTGTGGATTTAATTGTAGATACCGGTTTAGGAATATGGGATCTACCGGGCTTTCTGCAAAAGCAAGGTTTGATTGGCGAGAAACCCGTTCAAGTAGTTGCTACTCATCTCCATTTCGATCACTCTGGAGGACTGCATCAGTTTGAAAAGTTCGCAATTCACAGTCTCGAAGCCGAAGCCATTCGCAAAGGGGACAACTTTCAAACAGTGACGATATTTTTAAGCAGCGCAGAAATTTCTAGACCTCCATATGACGGATGGTCACTCGATGCTTACAAAGTGAAACCAGCTGAACCGTTCACAGTTTTAGAGGAGGATTATGTTTTCGATCTCGGAAATCGAAGATTCCGTGTGCTTCATTTGCCTGGTCATACCCCAGGGAGTGTTGGTTTGATCGACGAAAAAGCCAAGGTCTTGTTTACCGGAGATGTAGTGTACGATATGTATCCTCTCATCGACTGGCTACCCCATAGTGACCTGAACACCTATGTTGAGACCTGCAGAAAGCTCCAACAGTTGTCCAGTGAAGTGGATGTCGTTTTTCCTGGGCATGCAGACCCCTTTGATGGCAATCGACTACATTCTTTAACATCAGAGTACATCGCAAGGGCATCAACTTGCCGCCATAAGCTTTTTTCGACCGTGATGAAAGGCGTGGCGAACGTGATACTGAAAGCAAAGCACTCAGGGAACATTCCCGCAAAGTGCTGCTATCATGcttgctgctgctgttgttgcttTGCATGA
- the LOC138003138 gene encoding uncharacterized protein: protein MSGNRCVHEFYLVWESSCRNFMDEISFSCEEAKSSLRLHIFLRKDTPPKALPPSYSWIEKHYSLTTSPYASNTELIACLLRKYGNFKDFEDKEIPRTQVYLVAEWEREYEELIAILKTYNSVVNFQEINGIEKDIFEVLNSSCYFCRLLFANAEETETHNLEKHDYFCDNSSCYRHLQRFRCKETLAKHKASRSYCPNCNKSFCSEEVKRVHMASEHGVLVQDHKTETTVSAQSELKIRISCQFCPQRKFLSWDHREIHMKLSHKKCNCSCEQYFATREDYLQHFYSVYPLPCYENRKCPHRFRSVYYQASHHRDFHNAQNPFYCVPCHNRKVENNLESGIKTYFKDDKSLRIHGASLGHNETEMFLIDFDESEDGSAVQRKSPTRTCSNMNYF from the coding sequence ATGTCTGGGAATAGATGTGTTCACGAATTTTATTTGGTTTGGGAAAGCAGCTGCCGAAACTTCATGGACGAAATAAGCTTTTCTTGCGAAGAGGCAAAGTCATCCCTCAGGCTTCACATTTTCTTGAGAAAAGACACACCACCAAAAGCACTTCCTCCCAGTTATAGCTGGATAGAGAAACATTACTCGTTGACTACATCTCCTTACGCATCGAATACGGAACTTATTGCCTGCCTTTTGAGGAAATATGGAAATTTTAAGGACTTCGAAGACAAAGAAATACCGCGAACGCAAGTGTATTTAGTCGCTGAGTGGGAGAGAGAGTATGAAGAACTTATCGCTATTTTGAAGACGTATAATTCTGTTGTAAATTTTCAAGAGATAAATGGCATCGAAAAGGatatttttgaagttttaaatAGTTCATGTTACTTTTGCCGTCTACTGTTTGCCAATGCGGAAGAAACCGAAACCCACAACTTGGAAAAGCATGACTATTTTTGCGACAACTCTTCGTGTTACAGACATCTGCAGAGATTTCGTTGCAAAGAGACCTTGGCTAAACACAAAGCTTCTCGATCATATTGCCCAAACTGCAACAAATCGTTTTGTTCAGAAGAAGTAAAAAGAGTACACATGGCAAGTGAACACGGTGTTTTGGTCCAAGACCACAAAACCGAAACGACAGTTTCGGCGCAGTCTGAGTTGAAAATCCGAATTTCATGTCAATTTTGTCCACAGAGAAAATTTCTTTCTTGGGATCACAGGGAGATTCACATGAAGCTGTCGCATAAGAAATGTAACTGCTCCTGTGAGCAATATTTTGCGACAAGGGAGGATTACTTACAACACTTTTATAGCGTGTATCCCCTCCCATGTTATGAAAATAGAAAGTGTCCTCATCGCTTTCGATCCGTTTACTATCAAGCGTCGCATCACAGGGATTTTCACAATGCGCAAAATCCGTTTTACTGTGTACCATGCCATAACAGGAAAGTGGAGAATAACTTGGAATCGGGAATTAAAACGTACTTCAAAGACGACAAGAGCTTGCGTATTCATGGAGCTTCCCTCGGTCACAACGAAACAGAGATGTTTCTTATTGACTTTGATGAGTCAGAGGATGGGTCAGCTGTGCAAAGAAAGTCGCCAACAAGGACTTGCTCAAATATGAACTATTTCTAG